Proteins from a genomic interval of Caulobacter rhizosphaerae:
- a CDS encoding GIY-YIG nuclease family protein has product MEERYPWIAVYILSDHYRGTLYIGVTSDLISRVIKHREGVFDGFTKQYGLHRLVWYETFGSMTEAIQREKTLKHWVRDWKINLIERDNPCWNDLFDPIVNWTPVPRQV; this is encoded by the coding sequence ATGGAGGAGCGTTATCCCTGGATCGCCGTCTACATCCTCAGCGACCACTATCGTGGCACGCTCTATATCGGCGTGACCAGCGACCTGATCAGCCGCGTCATCAAGCATCGCGAGGGCGTCTTCGACGGCTTCACCAAGCAATACGGCCTTCATCGTCTGGTCTGGTACGAAACGTTCGGTTCGATGACCGAGGCCATCCAGCGCGAGAAGACGCTTAAGCACTGGGTGCGGGACTGGAAGATCAACCTGATCGAGCGGGATAATCCCTGCTGGAACGACCTGTTCGACCCGATCGTCAACTGGACGCCGGTTCCGCGCCAGGTGTGA
- a CDS encoding TetR/AcrR family transcriptional regulator translates to MGVRDDQKQATREKVLEAARDLFNETGYEETTIRAIAERAGVSVGSVFTTFASKAEVLSHVMDRRLGELYAEFDRVVPYLRGSTADRLCSIFAIHYEFETRRVKLFLAHIAASYSPSPDPGVTPYGRNERLTQMLREVLEEGVARGDVRPDLDPQLVIDLLKAAYAWNYRLAASRQASATELSATMDKQIQLIAEGWRPV, encoded by the coding sequence GTGGGCGTGAGAGACGATCAGAAACAGGCGACGCGCGAAAAAGTGCTTGAGGCGGCGCGCGACCTGTTCAACGAGACGGGGTACGAAGAGACCACCATCCGGGCCATCGCCGAACGGGCGGGGGTTTCGGTCGGCAGCGTGTTCACCACCTTCGCGTCCAAGGCGGAGGTGCTCAGCCATGTCATGGATCGGCGCCTGGGCGAGCTCTATGCCGAGTTCGACCGGGTCGTGCCGTACCTGCGCGGCTCGACGGCGGATCGGCTTTGCTCGATCTTCGCCATCCACTACGAGTTCGAAACCCGGCGGGTGAAGCTGTTCCTGGCCCACATCGCCGCCTCCTACAGCCCCAGTCCGGATCCGGGCGTCACGCCCTACGGCCGCAACGAGCGCCTGACCCAGATGCTGCGCGAGGTGCTGGAGGAGGGAGTCGCCCGTGGCGACGTCCGCCCCGACCTGGACCCGCAACTGGTCATCGACCTGCTCAAGGCCGCCTATGCCTGGAACTACCGTCTGGCCGCCAGCCGCCAGGCCTCGGCGACCGAACTGTCGGCGACGATGGACAAGCAGATCCAACTGATCGCCGAGGGGTGGCGGCCGGTTTAG
- a CDS encoding TetR/AcrR family transcriptional regulator codes for MSFVSLNIESPTDAPVKLTRRALAKQRTRERVLSAARRLFTERGYEGATIRDIAQAAGMSTGAVFASFSDKSELFDEILTADYEVIYAQMKQAGVNAATVEEGVIGMFAVAYGFHVEQLPLLQASIAVSWTRSETAERRNRGHLKHIFALLNGVLTRGVERGELKTDADVKLLAEIIWDVYVANYRRAIFDAWSVEALLSRLSDQLKVILAGARA; via the coding sequence ATGAGCTTTGTATCCCTGAACATCGAGTCGCCGACCGACGCCCCCGTCAAGCTGACGCGCCGGGCCCTGGCCAAGCAGCGCACCCGCGAGCGGGTCCTGTCGGCCGCCCGTCGCCTGTTCACCGAGCGCGGCTATGAAGGCGCGACCATCCGCGACATCGCCCAGGCCGCCGGCATGTCGACCGGCGCGGTGTTCGCCAGCTTCTCCGACAAGAGCGAGCTGTTCGACGAGATCCTGACCGCCGACTACGAAGTCATCTACGCCCAGATGAAGCAGGCCGGCGTCAACGCCGCCACGGTGGAAGAAGGCGTGATCGGCATGTTCGCCGTCGCCTACGGCTTCCACGTCGAGCAGCTGCCGCTGCTGCAGGCCAGCATCGCCGTGTCGTGGACCCGTTCGGAAACCGCCGAGCGCCGCAATCGCGGTCACCTCAAGCACATCTTCGCCCTGTTGAACGGTGTTCTGACCCGCGGCGTCGAGCGCGGTGAACTGAAAACGGACGCGGACGTTAAGCTGCTCGCCGAGATCATCTGGGACGTGTATGTCGCCAATTACCGCCGGGCGATTTTTGACGCCTGGTCGGTCGAGGCGCTGCTGTCGCGACTTTCAGATCAACTGAAAGTCATTCTGGCGGGCGCGCGCGCATAA
- a CDS encoding twin transmembrane helix small protein yields MSHLFDFLVPIVLAAVLITLCVGIYALFRGGDFGRSYSNKLMRLRVALQFLAVLVLVAAFWWRTH; encoded by the coding sequence ATGAGCCACCTGTTCGATTTCCTGGTCCCGATCGTGCTCGCCGCGGTGCTGATCACGCTGTGCGTCGGCATCTACGCCCTGTTCCGCGGCGGCGATTTTGGGCGTTCCTATTCCAACAAGCTGATGCGCCTGCGCGTGGCGCTGCAGTTCCTGGCCGTGCTGGTGCTGGTCGCCGCCTTCTGGTGGCGCACCCACTGA
- a CDS encoding cob(I)yrinic acid a,c-diamide adenosyltransferase, producing MVTLNRIYTRTGDKGLTRLSTGQPVSKASLRVEAYGGVDETNAFIGVARQHTRADPELDALLERIQNDLFDLGADLATPEQNEKPDWEPLRVVDSQVERLEREIDAMNARLSPLTSFVLPAGSPAAAALHVARTVCRRAERGLVELMAVEGEIVGEPALRYLNRLSDLLFVAARRANDDGAADVLWKPGATR from the coding sequence ATGGTGACGCTGAACCGCATCTATACCCGCACCGGCGACAAGGGCCTGACGCGGCTCTCCACCGGCCAGCCGGTCAGCAAGGCCTCGCTGCGAGTCGAGGCCTATGGCGGGGTCGACGAGACCAACGCCTTCATCGGCGTGGCCCGTCAGCACACCAGGGCCGACCCCGAGCTCGACGCCCTGCTCGAGCGCATCCAGAACGACCTGTTCGACCTGGGCGCCGACCTGGCCACTCCCGAGCAGAACGAGAAGCCCGACTGGGAGCCGCTGCGCGTGGTCGACAGCCAGGTCGAGCGGCTGGAGCGCGAGATCGACGCCATGAACGCGCGGCTCTCCCCCCTGACCTCGTTCGTCCTGCCGGCCGGCAGCCCGGCCGCGGCGGCCCTGCACGTGGCCCGCACGGTCTGCCGCCGGGCCGAGCGCGGCCTGGTGGAGTTGATGGCCGTCGAGGGCGAGATCGTCGGCGAACCGGCCCTGCGCTACCTGAACCGCCTGTCGGACCTGCTGTTCGTCGCCGCCCGCCGCGCCAATGACGACGGCGCCGCCGACGTGCTGTGGAAACCGGGGGCGACGCGATAG
- a CDS encoding electron transfer flavoprotein subunit beta/FixA family protein, with the protein MKVLVPVKRVIDYNVKVRVKPDQTGVDLANVKMSMNPFCEIAVEEAVRLKEKGVATEVVIVSIGPQQAQETIRTALAMGGDRGILITTDADPEPLAVAKLLAAVVAEEAPQLVLMGKQAIDGDNNAVGQMLSALLGWPQATYASAIEVSGATAKVTREVDGGLQTLDVDLPAVVTADLRLNEPRYASLPNIMKAKKKEIAQKAVADYGVDVAPRLKVVKVAEPAKRSAGVKLESAADLVSKLKTAGVL; encoded by the coding sequence ATGAAGGTTCTGGTCCCGGTCAAACGGGTTATCGATTACAATGTGAAGGTCCGGGTGAAGCCCGATCAGACCGGCGTCGACCTGGCGAACGTCAAGATGTCGATGAACCCCTTCTGCGAGATCGCGGTCGAGGAAGCCGTCCGCCTCAAGGAAAAGGGCGTCGCGACCGAAGTCGTGATCGTCTCAATCGGCCCGCAGCAGGCGCAGGAAACCATCCGCACCGCCCTGGCCATGGGCGGCGACCGCGGGATCCTGATCACCACCGACGCCGACCCCGAGCCGCTGGCCGTGGCCAAGCTGCTGGCGGCCGTGGTCGCCGAGGAAGCGCCCCAACTGGTGCTGATGGGCAAGCAGGCCATCGACGGCGACAACAACGCCGTGGGGCAGATGCTGTCGGCCCTGCTGGGCTGGCCCCAGGCCACCTACGCCTCGGCGATCGAGGTGTCGGGCGCGACCGCCAAGGTCACCCGCGAAGTCGACGGGGGCCTGCAGACCCTGGACGTCGACCTGCCCGCCGTCGTCACCGCCGACCTGCGCCTGAACGAGCCGCGCTACGCCTCCTTGCCCAACATCATGAAGGCCAAGAAGAAGGAAATCGCGCAGAAGGCCGTCGCCGACTACGGCGTCGACGTCGCCCCGCGCCTCAAGGTCGTCAAGGTGGCCGAACCGGCCAAGCGCTCGGCCGGCGTCAAGCTCGAATCCGCCGCCGACCTCGTCTCCAAGCTCAAAACCGCGGGGGTGCTGTAA
- a CDS encoding electron transfer flavoprotein subunit alpha/FixB family protein — MAVLVVADNDNTHLRDGTHKTVTAALKLSSEVDILVLGQGVAGVAAEAAKIAGVRKVLVSESQALGHGIAEAEADAVLALAGAYDAILVPATSGGKNFAPRVAAKLDVAPISDIVDVVSADTFTRPIYAGNALETVQTSDAKKVITVRPTAFAAAGEGGSAPVETVGGAEAGKTRFVSEEMVKSDRPELAAAKIVVSGGRAMGSAEEFQKVIEPLADKLGAAVGASRAAVDAGYAPNDYQVGQTGKVVAPALYVAIGISGAIQHLAGMKDSKIIVAINKDADAPIFQIADYGLVADYKSAVPELMDALTAAGK; from the coding sequence ATGGCCGTTCTCGTCGTCGCCGATAACGACAACACGCACCTGCGCGATGGCACCCACAAAACCGTCACCGCCGCTCTGAAGCTGTCGAGCGAGGTCGATATCCTGGTCCTCGGCCAGGGCGTGGCCGGCGTCGCCGCCGAGGCCGCCAAGATCGCCGGCGTCCGCAAGGTGCTGGTCTCCGAGAGCCAGGCCCTGGGCCACGGGATCGCCGAGGCGGAAGCCGACGCGGTGCTGGCCCTGGCCGGCGCCTATGACGCCATCCTGGTTCCGGCCACCTCGGGCGGCAAGAACTTCGCCCCGCGTGTCGCCGCCAAGCTGGACGTCGCCCCGATCAGCGACATCGTCGACGTCGTCTCGGCCGACACCTTCACGCGCCCGATCTATGCCGGCAACGCGCTGGAGACCGTCCAGACCTCGGACGCCAAGAAGGTGATCACCGTGCGTCCCACCGCCTTCGCGGCGGCGGGCGAAGGCGGCTCGGCCCCGGTCGAGACCGTGGGCGGCGCTGAAGCCGGCAAGACCCGCTTCGTCAGCGAGGAGATGGTCAAGTCGGACCGCCCGGAACTGGCCGCGGCCAAGATCGTCGTCTCGGGCGGCCGCGCCATGGGCTCGGCCGAGGAGTTCCAGAAGGTGATCGAGCCCCTGGCCGACAAGCTGGGCGCCGCCGTCGGGGCCTCGCGCGCCGCGGTCGACGCGGGCTACGCGCCCAACGACTACCAGGTCGGCCAGACCGGCAAGGTGGTCGCGCCGGCGCTGTACGTCGCCATCGGCATTTCGGGCGCCATCCAGCACCTGGCCGGCATGAAGGACAGCAAGATCATCGTCGCGATCAACAAGGACGCCGACGCCCCGATCTTCCAGATCGCCGACTACGGCCTGGTGGCCGACTACAAGTCCGCCGTGCCGGAACTGATGGACGCCCTGACGGCGGCCGGGAAGTAA
- a CDS encoding DUF3800 domain-containing protein — protein sequence MNWQAFIDESVDDEFIVFAGYIATAEKWEAFSAEWERLLPYASLAKDNSYQFKMSSMAINSERMDRARAFYRVIKNHAQVGFVSILRISDYESAKTNILVYDNEKKSDVILPYPILNNPYVFMASFSMLWLWAGKDRFNLIKEIQPHHVVSFCFDERSDKKHISDSYETIRSAFPAEHILSPPPRFENDQKFLPLQAADFQAYWAREGAHGRPLPWPMIDTGMQFLRIKNTEDAIFSGLRQWIRLKYGNRYEIVDRRHMLG from the coding sequence ATGAATTGGCAGGCTTTCATCGACGAGAGCGTAGACGATGAGTTTATCGTTTTTGCTGGGTATATTGCGACCGCAGAGAAGTGGGAGGCTTTCTCGGCTGAATGGGAAAGACTCCTCCCGTATGCCTCTCTTGCAAAAGACAACTCATACCAGTTTAAAATGAGCTCCATGGCCATCAACAGTGAGAGGATGGATCGCGCACGAGCTTTTTACAGGGTTATAAAAAACCACGCCCAAGTAGGATTTGTCAGCATCCTCAGAATTTCGGACTACGAAAGCGCAAAAACAAATATCTTAGTATATGATAACGAGAAAAAATCCGATGTAATTCTTCCATATCCCATCTTAAATAATCCATATGTATTTATGGCTTCATTTAGCATGCTTTGGCTTTGGGCTGGAAAAGATAGATTTAACCTCATAAAGGAAATACAGCCACACCATGTGGTGTCGTTTTGTTTCGACGAAAGATCAGACAAGAAACACATAAGTGATTCTTACGAAACTATTCGCTCCGCCTTTCCTGCGGAGCACATTCTCAGCCCACCTCCAAGGTTTGAGAACGACCAAAAGTTCCTTCCCCTTCAAGCCGCTGATTTTCAAGCTTATTGGGCCAGAGAAGGCGCACATGGAAGACCGCTTCCATGGCCTATGATCGATACTGGCATGCAATTTCTGAGAATAAAAAACACAGAAGATGCCATATTCTCAGGTCTAAGACAATGGATTCGCCTAAAGTATGGCAATCGTTATGAGATAGTCGACCGTCGCCACATGCTTGGATGA